The DNA window ATTCGGATTCAATGGTAATATCGAACGCCTTTTCGAGTCCTACAACAAACTCGATGGCAGCCACGGAGTCAAAACCAAGGAGTTGATCCAGACTAGCACTTTCCTCAATCTCATCACCCGTCAGGTTGAGCTCTAACGTATCTACTAAAACACCCTTGATTTTCTGTCTAATATCGTCCCCTGAATTCATGTTTCTGAAACAATCCTCAAAATATAGGACTCTGGTTTGCGAACCTATTCCTACAGCCTAACCCAAAACTCCCATTGATCCGGGTGCTGCAATATCTGCGTCTCCAAGATTTCGACTAGCCGCCCGAGATTCGCAACCAAAAAGCTCTCTTCGTCTTTCATCTCTCTCATTGAGAAGGGTTCTTCAAAAATGATGGTGAAAGCTGCGCTATTGCCAATACATGCCATAGGAACAACGGGGCACCCGGCTACCTTCGCAAGCCTTAGAAAACCTG is part of the Deltaproteobacteria bacterium genome and encodes:
- a CDS encoding acyl carrier protein, producing MNSGDDIRQKIKGVLVDTLELNLTGDEIEESASLDQLLGFDSVAAIEFVVGLEKAFDITIESEFLELEVLADLDRLSTYIDGRISKASSR